Below is a genomic region from Ancylomarina subtilis.
TTACCACTTTGCTTTTGCATAAGGATTCGGGAGGAAACGGCATTGCATTGACCAACGTTTGGATTATTTTATCGGCATTAACCATAGGCTCAGTTATTGGCTGGGTGGTTGCCCGACGGGTTAAAATGACAGCTATGCCGCAATTGGTGTCCTTTTTTAATGCTACGGGTGGTGCGGCTTCGGCTTTGGTCGCTTTGCTCGAATTCCCAAATGCGGACATGGGGAATTATGAATCTGTTTTAGTTACCATTCTGGGTTTAATTATTGGTAGTGTTGCTTTTAGTGGTTCTATGATTGCCTACGGCAAGCTTGATGGCAAGGTGAAGGATATCACTTCCGGAATGATGACTTATATCAACTTACTTCTGTTGGTGGCTGTTGTGGCTCTTTCAGCTTATATCATGATTTCAGGTCAAACACCCGAACAACTTAAGTGGGCCATCTATTTACTATTGGGTATTTCTTTATTCTATGGGGTCATGTTTGTGATGCCGATTGGAGGGGCTGATATGCCTGTGGTGATATCTTTATTGAATAGTTTTACGGGAATCGCAGCAGCTATGGCTGGTTTTATCTACAGCAATCAGGCGATGATTTTGGGTGGTATTCTTGTTGGTGCTGCGGGTACCATTCTGACTTTATTGATGTGCAAAGCCATGAACCGCTCCTTGATGAATGTTATTATTGGAGCTTTTGGAGCAAGTGGCGCTGCGGCTGCTGATAAAGAAGGTGGTGTGATGAAGGAAATCAGTTTGAGCGATGCGTCTATTTTACTTTCCTACTCAAAATCAGTTGTAATTGTTCCCGGTTAT
It encodes:
- a CDS encoding NAD(P)(+) transhydrogenase (Re/Si-specific) subunit beta, which translates into the protein MEQVIGNLNGIDFTLGESILELSYLISALLFVFGLKLLSHPETARRGNFYAGSGMVLAMFTTLLLHKDSGGNGIALTNVWIILSALTIGSVIGWVVARRVKMTAMPQLVSFFNATGGAASALVALLEFPNADMGNYESVLVTILGLIIGSVAFSGSMIAYGKLDGKVKDITSGMMTYINLLLLVAVVALSAYIMISGQTPEQLKWAIYLLLGISLFYGVMFVMPIGGADMPVVISLLNSFTGIAAAMAGFIYSNQAMILGGILVGAAGTILTLLMCKAMNRSLMNVIIGAFGASGAAAADKEGGVMKEISLSDASILLSYSKSVVIVPGYGLAVAQAQHVCHELEELLSGKGVNVRFAIHPVAGRMPGHMNVLLAEADVPYNQLVEMDNINPDMPNTDVVMVIGANDVVNPAAINDPGSPIAGMPIINAYQAKNIIVMKRGRGKGYAGIENELFFGEKTRLLFGNAKDSLQNLVNEIKSL